A region of Mesorhizobium sp. M3A.F.Ca.ET.080.04.2.1 DNA encodes the following proteins:
- a CDS encoding Ku protein encodes MAPRPAWSGYLKLSLVTCAIELTNVVSHAEKVSFHVLNRKTGNRVRRIYVDQQSGKPLEEGDEVRGYEVGKDEFIHIEEEDIEAVQIESSHTLNLDGFVDKSSIEQIYLDTPYYVTPADKVSEEAFAVIRDALAEKKMAGLARIVLYQRERPAVIEPRGKGMVLTTLRYGDTVREPGSVFDDIKASKPEGEMIDLAEHIIDKQKGKFDPAGFRDRYEEALLELVRAKKAGKKAPKAKAEPKPSNVVNLFDALKKSLSSEGGSSTKTGKSSKAAAPARRGRKASASKRKSA; translated from the coding sequence ATGGCGCCGCGCCCCGCCTGGAGCGGTTATCTCAAGCTTTCCCTGGTCACCTGCGCCATCGAACTGACCAATGTCGTCAGCCACGCCGAGAAGGTTTCCTTTCACGTCCTCAACCGCAAGACCGGCAACCGTGTCCGGCGCATCTATGTCGACCAGCAAAGCGGCAAGCCGCTGGAGGAAGGCGACGAAGTCAGGGGCTACGAGGTCGGCAAGGACGAGTTCATCCACATCGAGGAGGAAGACATCGAGGCGGTGCAGATCGAGTCCTCGCACACGCTCAATCTCGATGGCTTCGTCGACAAGTCCTCGATCGAACAGATCTATCTCGACACGCCCTACTACGTCACGCCGGCCGACAAGGTATCGGAGGAAGCCTTTGCGGTGATCCGCGATGCGCTGGCCGAGAAGAAGATGGCCGGCCTCGCCCGCATCGTGCTCTATCAGCGGGAGCGGCCCGCCGTGATCGAGCCGCGCGGCAAGGGCATGGTGCTGACCACGCTGCGCTACGGCGACACGGTGCGGGAGCCCGGCAGCGTCTTCGACGACATCAAGGCCAGCAAGCCCGAAGGCGAGATGATCGACCTCGCCGAGCACATCATCGACAAGCAGAAGGGCAAGTTCGACCCCGCCGGGTTCAGGGACAGGTACGAGGAGGCGCTGCTCGAGCTGGTTCGCGCCAAGAAGGCCGGCAAGAAGGCGCCGAAGGCCAAGGCTGAACCCAAGCCTTCCAACGTCGTCAACCTGTTCGATGCGCTGAAGAAGAGCCTTTCCTCCGAAGGCGGCTCAAGCACGAAGACCGGGAAATCCTCGAAGGCCGCAGCGCCGGCGAGGCGGGGCAGGAAGGCGTCGGCCTCCAAGCGCAAATCCGCATAG
- a CDS encoding ABC transporter permease, giving the protein MKDGLRAVFSFARLGALLIKEFIQMRRDRVTFAMMLGVPLMQLVLFGFAINNDPKSLPTALVAMSNDKYTRAMVSALQMTGYYRFDRVAESAAEAEALMAKGAVSFVVTIPADFSRRVERGDSPQILIEADATDPSAASGAISTLSTVAGQALLRAQGMQATVSENARQQLQVVVHQRYNPEGISQYNIVPGLLGVILQMTMVMMTAMALTRETERGTMENLLAMPSSPAEIMLGKVLPFLAVGAVQVAVVLVAAKLLFSIPFVGSLTLLLSSVLIFVLALVLLGYTISTMARSQMQAMQLTFFFFLPSLLLSGFMFPYRGMPGWAQILGEVFPLTHFLRITRAVMLKGADVPAVAAEIGWLLLFVAVFAGTALLRFRRTLD; this is encoded by the coding sequence ATGAAAGATGGCTTAAGAGCGGTCTTCTCCTTCGCCAGACTCGGCGCGCTGCTGATCAAGGAGTTCATCCAGATGCGGCGCGACCGCGTCACCTTCGCCATGATGCTCGGCGTGCCGCTGATGCAGCTGGTGCTGTTCGGGTTTGCCATCAACAACGACCCGAAGAGCCTGCCGACGGCGTTGGTGGCGATGAGCAACGACAAGTACACGCGCGCCATGGTCTCCGCCCTGCAGATGACCGGCTACTACCGCTTCGACCGTGTGGCCGAGAGCGCGGCCGAGGCCGAGGCGCTGATGGCCAAGGGCGCCGTCTCCTTCGTCGTCACGATCCCGGCCGACTTCTCGCGCCGCGTCGAGCGTGGCGACAGCCCGCAGATCCTGATCGAGGCCGACGCGACCGACCCTTCCGCCGCGAGCGGCGCGATTTCGACGCTGAGCACAGTGGCGGGCCAAGCCCTGCTGCGCGCCCAGGGCATGCAGGCGACGGTGTCGGAGAATGCCAGGCAGCAGCTGCAGGTGGTGGTGCACCAGCGCTACAATCCGGAAGGCATCTCGCAATACAACATCGTGCCCGGCCTGCTCGGCGTCATCCTGCAGATGACCATGGTGATGATGACGGCGATGGCGCTGACGCGCGAGACCGAGCGCGGCACGATGGAGAACCTGCTTGCCATGCCGTCCAGCCCGGCCGAGATCATGCTCGGCAAGGTGCTGCCCTTCCTCGCCGTCGGTGCCGTGCAGGTGGCGGTGGTGCTGGTGGCGGCGAAGCTTCTGTTCAGCATACCGTTCGTCGGCAGCCTGACGCTGCTGCTCTCGTCGGTGCTTATCTTCGTGCTGGCGCTGGTGCTGCTGGGCTACACCATCTCGACCATGGCCCGCTCGCAGATGCAGGCGATGCAGCTCACCTTCTTCTTCTTCCTGCCGTCGCTGCTGCTCTCGGGCTTCATGTTCCCCTATCGCGGCATGCCCGGCTGGGCGCAGATCCTGGGCGAAGTCTTCCCGCTGACGCATTTCCTGCGCATCACGCGGGCCGTCATGCTCAAGGGCGCCGACGTCCCGGCGGTCGCGGCGGAAATCGGCTGGCTGTTGCTGTTCGTGGCGGTGTTCGCCGGCACCGCGCTGCTGCGCTTCCGGCGGACGCTCGATTGA
- the ligD gene encoding DNA ligase D — MASLEQYHAKRNFRKTAEPAGKVDRRKKGETGGIFVVQKHAATRLHYDFRLEYDGVLWSWAVTRGPSLDPHERRLAVHVEDHPLDYASFEGTIPKGEYGGGSVIVWDEGKWIPDGDPAKAMKKGHIDFELEGHKLNGRWHLVRLKPRPREKRDNWLLIKSNDAAARPGEDILAEAPQSVKSGLTVEEVGEGKTARGAKPKVWHSNRPATAKAKAARLEFIEPQLATLEKTAPSGEEWVHEVKFDGYRMQAQIAGSEVRLLTRTGLDWTKKFEGPAVAGLAGLKCRDAVIDGEIVVLADSGVSSFALLQADLSAGRTDRFVYYVFDLMRLDGEDLRGEPLVERKQALADLLGKQAEDSALRFSDHFNEPGKVMLQHVCRMGLEGVVSKRADAPYRSGRGLTWIKSKCTLRQEFVIGGYLPSDKTGRGLRSLLVGYYEGGKLHYAGRVGTGFSGKVAADLKKQLDGLKAKTSPFAAAVPKGKGLTWVEPKLVGEVEFRSWTSDRIIRHAAFQGLREDKPAEEVVQEKPKQAPGKAEGKASGAKAASKPAAGTARTSVKLSHPDKFLWPDEKVTKQGLLDHYALVWPRMEQFVVNRPLSLVRAPDGIHGQRFFQKHASPGMSDKIARTKDPTDGEEILFIKDFDGIAALVQYGVVEVHIWGCTVDELDRPDQIVFDLDPDEGIGVQAVRDAALDIRAKLDELSLLNLVKTSGGKGFHVVVPLKPSADWDEVKDFAHHFARALEQASPDRYTATLSKKARTGRIFVDYLRNGRGSTTVAPYSSRAKKGATVSMPVTWPEIEAGLPPNAFPIGDATTLKQLNKADPWKEFFKLGKPLKRG, encoded by the coding sequence ATGGCCAGCCTCGAGCAATACCACGCAAAGCGCAATTTTCGGAAAACCGCCGAGCCGGCCGGCAAGGTCGATCGCCGCAAGAAAGGGGAAACGGGCGGCATTTTCGTCGTCCAGAAGCACGCCGCGACGCGGCTCCACTACGATTTTCGGCTGGAATATGACGGTGTGCTGTGGAGCTGGGCGGTGACGCGCGGTCCAAGCCTCGATCCGCATGAGCGGCGGCTGGCCGTGCATGTCGAGGACCACCCGCTCGATTATGCCTCGTTCGAGGGCACCATTCCGAAGGGCGAGTATGGCGGCGGCTCGGTCATCGTCTGGGACGAAGGCAAATGGATCCCGGATGGCGATCCGGCCAAGGCCATGAAGAAGGGCCATATCGACTTCGAACTCGAAGGCCACAAGCTCAATGGCCGCTGGCATCTGGTCAGGCTGAAGCCGCGCCCGCGCGAGAAGCGCGACAACTGGCTGCTGATCAAGTCCAACGATGCCGCCGCCCGGCCCGGCGAGGACATTCTCGCCGAGGCGCCGCAATCGGTGAAGTCCGGCCTCACTGTCGAGGAGGTCGGCGAAGGCAAGACCGCGAGGGGCGCCAAGCCGAAGGTCTGGCACTCCAACAGGCCGGCCACGGCCAAGGCCAAGGCTGCCCGCCTGGAATTCATCGAGCCGCAGCTCGCCACGCTGGAAAAGACCGCGCCGTCGGGCGAGGAATGGGTGCATGAGGTCAAGTTCGACGGCTATCGCATGCAGGCGCAGATCGCCGGCAGCGAGGTCAGGCTGCTGACGCGCACCGGTCTCGACTGGACGAAGAAGTTCGAAGGTCCGGCGGTGGCCGGGCTGGCCGGCTTGAAATGCCGCGATGCCGTCATAGACGGCGAAATCGTCGTCCTGGCCGACAGCGGCGTGTCGTCCTTTGCCCTGCTGCAGGCCGATCTCTCGGCCGGCCGCACCGATCGCTTCGTCTACTACGTCTTCGACCTGATGCGGCTGGACGGCGAGGATCTGCGCGGCGAGCCGCTGGTCGAGCGCAAGCAGGCCCTGGCCGACCTGCTTGGCAAGCAAGCCGAGGACTCGGCGTTGCGCTTCAGCGACCATTTCAACGAGCCCGGCAAGGTCATGCTGCAGCATGTCTGCCGCATGGGCCTCGAAGGCGTTGTTTCCAAGCGCGCCGATGCGCCCTATCGCAGCGGCCGCGGTCTCACCTGGATCAAGTCGAAATGCACGCTGCGCCAGGAGTTCGTCATCGGCGGCTACCTGCCTTCGGACAAGACCGGGCGCGGCCTGCGCTCATTGCTGGTCGGCTACTATGAAGGCGGCAAGCTGCATTATGCCGGCCGCGTCGGCACCGGCTTTTCCGGCAAGGTCGCGGCGGACCTGAAGAAGCAGCTCGACGGCCTCAAGGCCAAGACCTCGCCATTCGCGGCCGCCGTGCCCAAGGGCAAGGGCCTCACCTGGGTCGAACCCAAGCTCGTCGGGGAGGTGGAGTTCCGCAGCTGGACATCCGACCGTATAATCCGCCACGCTGCCTTCCAGGGGCTGCGCGAGGACAAGCCGGCGGAGGAAGTCGTGCAGGAAAAGCCGAAGCAAGCCCCCGGCAAGGCGGAAGGGAAGGCGAGCGGCGCCAAGGCTGCGTCGAAGCCCGCGGCCGGGACCGCCAGGACCTCGGTCAAGCTCTCGCATCCCGACAAGTTCCTGTGGCCCGACGAGAAGGTCACCAAGCAGGGCCTGCTCGACCACTACGCGCTGGTTTGGCCGCGCATGGAGCAGTTCGTCGTCAACCGGCCGCTGAGCCTGGTGCGGGCGCCGGACGGTATCCATGGCCAGCGCTTCTTCCAGAAGCATGCTTCGCCCGGCATGAGCGATAAGATCGCCAGGACCAAGGATCCGACCGACGGCGAGGAGATCCTGTTCATCAAGGATTTCGACGGCATCGCCGCGCTGGTCCAGTACGGCGTCGTCGAGGTCCACATCTGGGGCTGCACCGTCGACGAATTGGACCGCCCGGACCAGATCGTCTTCGACCTCGACCCGGACGAAGGCATCGGCGTTCAGGCTGTGCGTGATGCGGCGCTCGACATCCGCGCGAAGCTCGACGAGCTGTCGCTGCTCAACCTGGTCAAAACCTCCGGCGGCAAGGGTTTTCACGTCGTTGTGCCGCTGAAGCCGTCGGCCGACTGGGATGAAGTGAAGGATTTCGCGCATCATTTCGCCCGCGCGCTGGAGCAGGCTTCGCCCGACCGCTATACCGCAACGCTGTCGAAGAAGGCGCGCACCGGAAGGATATTCGTCGACTATCTGCGCAACGGCCGCGGCTCCACCACGGTCGCGCCCTACTCTTCACGAGCCAAGAAGGGCGCGACGGTGTCGATGCCGGTGACTTGGCCGGAGATCGAGGCCGGCCTGCCGCCGAACGCGTTTCCGATCGGCGACGCGACGACGCTGAAGCAGCTGAACAAGGCCGATCCGTGGAAAGAGTTCTTCAAGCTGGGCAAGCCGCTGAAACGGGGCTAG
- the mbfA gene encoding iron exporter MbfA — MLSRVFGFGRRSFDSLSEQEILALAISSEEDDGRIYRAYADGLTADFPQSAKVFEAMAEEEDGHRDSLIELHRRRFGERIPLIRREHVRGYYERKPDWLVRPLGIDHVRQQAEDMERQAYRFYVEAAKRTTDASTRKLLNDLAAAELGHENSAHELEETHVPGAVREEEATAEQRQFILTYVQPGLAGLMDGSVSTLAPIFAAAFATHQTFQTFLVGLAASIGAGISMGFTEVASDDGKLSGRGSPVKRGLTVGIMTTLGGLGHALPYLIPYFWTATIVAAIVVFFELWAIAFIQNRYMQTPFWRAAFQVVLGGALVFGAGVLIGNA; from the coding sequence ATGCTTTCCCGCGTTTTCGGCTTTGGCCGCCGTTCCTTCGATTCACTGTCGGAGCAGGAGATCCTGGCGCTGGCGATCTCTTCCGAAGAGGACGACGGGCGCATCTACCGGGCCTATGCCGACGGACTGACGGCAGACTTTCCGCAATCGGCCAAGGTCTTCGAGGCGATGGCCGAGGAAGAGGACGGCCACCGCGACTCCCTGATCGAGCTGCACCGCAGGCGTTTCGGCGAGCGCATTCCGCTGATCCGGCGCGAGCATGTCAGGGGCTATTACGAGCGCAAGCCGGACTGGCTGGTGCGGCCGCTCGGCATCGATCATGTGCGCCAGCAGGCCGAAGACATGGAGCGGCAGGCCTACCGCTTCTATGTCGAGGCCGCCAAGCGCACCACGGATGCCTCGACGCGCAAGCTGCTCAACGATCTGGCGGCGGCCGAGCTCGGCCACGAGAATTCCGCCCATGAACTGGAGGAGACGCACGTCCCGGGCGCGGTGAGAGAAGAGGAGGCGACGGCCGAACAGCGCCAGTTCATCCTGACCTATGTGCAGCCGGGGCTGGCCGGACTGATGGACGGATCGGTGTCGACGCTGGCGCCGATCTTCGCTGCCGCCTTCGCCACCCATCAAACGTTTCAGACCTTCCTGGTCGGCCTGGCCGCCTCGATCGGCGCCGGCATCTCGATGGGCTTTACCGAGGTGGCCTCCGACGACGGCAAGCTGTCGGGCCGCGGCTCGCCGGTGAAGCGCGGCCTAACGGTCGGCATCATGACGACGCTGGGCGGGCTTGGGCACGCGCTGCCTTACCTCATCCCCTATTTCTGGACGGCGACGATCGTTGCCGCGATCGTCGTGTTCTTCGAACTCTGGGCGATCGCCTTCATCCAGAACCGCTACATGCAGACGCCGTTCTGGCGCGCCGCCTTCCAAGTGGTGCTGGGCGGCGCGCTGGTGTTCGGCGCGGGCGTGCTGATCGGGAATGCGTAA
- a CDS encoding DUF1850 domain-containing protein produces MSLCILAAGKTVTLAVAAFTLSWTHSVERTRWQEDWKVTPAGLQLIEARIQGSGAGMDPPEGSVLRNGWWSYVPRIGPQPRLMLAASGASRQGWTLCTATSCRDLGKTAGEAIVLRPCQD; encoded by the coding sequence ATGAGCCTGTGCATCCTGGCTGCCGGCAAGACGGTGACCCTTGCCGTCGCCGCCTTCACGCTGTCGTGGACGCATTCGGTGGAACGGACGCGCTGGCAGGAAGACTGGAAAGTCACGCCTGCCGGGCTTCAGCTGATCGAGGCACGGATCCAGGGCTCCGGGGCCGGCATGGACCCGCCCGAAGGTTCGGTCTTGCGGAACGGCTGGTGGAGCTACGTGCCACGGATCGGACCTCAGCCGCGCCTGATGCTCGCGGCGTCGGGGGCGTCCAGGCAGGGATGGACGTTGTGTACGGCCACGAGCTGCCGAGACCTCGGCAAGACGGCGGGAGAAGCGATCGTGCTTCGGCCTTGCCAGGATTGA
- a CDS encoding HlyD family efflux transporter periplasmic adaptor subunit gives MSFLCSLPLAAQLFGACAPAAPLAVGYVEGEYVLMAPIEVAQVTTVNVKRGDRVTTGTPVATLENADAEIAVAQAQAALAQAQAQLADLKVGKRPEEIAVLKAQVDMAKAQAADAKRKYERASDLYKRGTGTQADYDTASASLETANAQVGQAEANLAVGGLPARLETIKAAENQVKQAQSELGQARWRLSKRVLAAPSAGRIDDVIRNPGDTAGPTAPVISMLPDGAVKLSVYVPETAFSSVKVGSLLRVRCDGCGPDLKARVSYVSPDPEFTPPVIYSLENRQKLVYLVEARPEGDAGPLQPGQIVDVDLADLKK, from the coding sequence ATGAGCTTCCTCTGTTCGCTACCGCTCGCGGCCCAGCTGTTCGGCGCCTGCGCCCCGGCGGCGCCGCTCGCCGTCGGCTATGTCGAGGGCGAGTATGTGCTGATGGCGCCGATCGAGGTGGCACAAGTGACCACGGTCAACGTCAAGCGCGGAGACCGGGTGACGACAGGCACGCCGGTGGCGACGCTGGAAAATGCCGATGCCGAGATTGCCGTGGCGCAGGCCCAAGCCGCGCTCGCCCAGGCGCAGGCGCAGCTTGCCGACCTCAAGGTGGGCAAGCGCCCGGAAGAGATCGCGGTGCTCAAGGCGCAAGTGGATATGGCGAAAGCGCAGGCGGCGGACGCCAAACGCAAATATGAGCGCGCCAGCGACCTCTACAAACGCGGTACCGGCACGCAGGCCGACTATGACACCGCCTCCGCCTCGCTGGAGACCGCCAATGCGCAGGTCGGCCAAGCCGAGGCCAATCTCGCGGTCGGCGGCCTGCCGGCTCGATTGGAGACGATCAAGGCCGCGGAGAACCAGGTCAAGCAGGCGCAATCGGAACTGGGGCAGGCGCGATGGCGATTGTCCAAGCGTGTGCTGGCGGCGCCATCGGCCGGCCGCATCGACGACGTGATCCGCAATCCCGGCGACACAGCCGGTCCGACCGCCCCGGTGATTTCGATGCTGCCGGACGGCGCGGTGAAGCTCAGCGTCTATGTGCCGGAGACCGCGTTCTCGTCGGTGAAGGTCGGCTCGCTGCTCAGGGTGCGCTGCGACGGCTGCGGGCCCGACCTCAAGGCGCGCGTCAGCTATGTGTCGCCCGATCCGGAGTTCACGCCGCCGGTCATCTACTCGCTCGAGAACCGGCAGAAGCTCGTCTATCTCGTCGAAGCGCGGCCGGAAGGCGATGCCGGGCCGCTGCAGCCCGGCCAGATCGTCGACGTCGATCTGGCGGATCTCAAGAAATGA
- a CDS encoding antibiotic biosynthesis monooxygenase: protein MIAVIFEVEPAEGKRDAYLGIAADLRPLLDGIDGFISIERFQSLADPKRVLSLSFWRDEEAVQAWRNTEEHRQAQKAGRGGLFAGYRLRIAHVVRDYGLTERAEAPKDSRAVNG from the coding sequence ATGATCGCAGTCATCTTCGAGGTGGAGCCAGCCGAAGGAAAGCGCGATGCCTATCTCGGCATCGCCGCCGACCTCAGGCCTTTGCTCGACGGCATCGACGGCTTCATCTCGATCGAGCGCTTCCAGAGCCTTGCCGACCCCAAACGCGTCCTGTCGCTGTCCTTCTGGCGCGACGAGGAAGCGGTCCAGGCCTGGCGCAACACCGAGGAGCACCGGCAGGCGCAGAAGGCCGGCCGTGGGGGTTTGTTTGCCGGCTATCGTCTGCGCATCGCCCATGTGGTGCGTGATTACGGGCTCACTGAAAGGGCCGAGGCGCCGAAGGATAGTCGCGCGGTGAATGGGTGA
- a CDS encoding threonine/serine dehydratase gives MTTLPGISDIRAAAARLSGLIVETPLIESPEINNRYGGRILFKPETLQRTGSFKFRGAYNKLSSLSEEERGRGVVAFSSGNHAQGVAASAAMFGVKAVIAMPADAPAIKIANVRKMGAEVVPFDRYREDRATVVRPYVERGMVLVPPYDDPAIIAGQGTIGLELVAQASALGAKLDAVVIPCGGGGLSSGISIAVKDVLPGTSVWAAEPEHFDDTTRSLAKGERVSNEPGHVSICDALLVAEPGALTFEINRSYLAGGIAVSEDAVRQAMRDAMTHLKLVVEPGGSVGLAALSSGKIDLAGKCVAVVLSGGNVDLSVYAEIMAAG, from the coding sequence ATGACCACCCTGCCCGGTATTTCCGACATCCGCGCCGCTGCCGCACGGCTTTCCGGCCTGATCGTCGAAACGCCGCTGATCGAATCGCCGGAGATCAACAACCGCTATGGCGGCCGCATCCTGTTCAAGCCGGAGACGCTGCAGCGCACCGGCTCCTTCAAGTTCCGCGGCGCCTATAACAAGTTGTCCTCGCTGAGCGAGGAAGAGCGCGGCCGCGGCGTCGTCGCCTTCTCCTCCGGCAATCACGCGCAAGGGGTGGCCGCTTCCGCCGCGATGTTCGGCGTCAAGGCGGTCATCGCCATGCCGGCCGACGCCCCGGCGATCAAGATCGCCAATGTGCGCAAGATGGGCGCCGAGGTGGTGCCGTTCGACCGCTACCGCGAGGACCGCGCGACGGTGGTTCGCCCCTATGTCGAGCGTGGCATGGTGCTCGTCCCGCCCTATGACGATCCGGCCATCATCGCCGGCCAGGGCACGATCGGCCTTGAACTCGTGGCGCAGGCAAGCGCGCTTGGAGCCAAGCTCGACGCGGTCGTTATCCCTTGCGGCGGCGGCGGTCTGTCGAGCGGCATCTCGATCGCCGTCAAGGATGTTTTGCCCGGCACGTCTGTCTGGGCGGCGGAGCCCGAGCACTTCGACGACACGACACGTTCGCTTGCCAAGGGGGAAAGGGTGTCGAACGAGCCAGGCCACGTCTCGATCTGCGATGCGCTGCTGGTCGCCGAACCAGGCGCGCTCACCTTCGAGATCAATCGCAGCTATCTCGCCGGCGGCATCGCCGTCTCCGAAGACGCCGTCAGGCAGGCCATGCGCGACGCCATGACCCATCTCAAGCTGGTGGTCGAGCCCGGCGGCTCAGTCGGCTTGGCGGCGCTTTCGTCGGGCAAGATCGACCTCGCCGGCAAATGCGTCGCCGTGGTGCTCTCGGGCGGCAATGTCGATCTCAGTGTGTATGCGGAGATTATGGCTGCGGGTTAG
- a CDS encoding NIPSNAP family protein, producing the protein MTITCFIRYQIDPFGKPAFEQYARAWGQAIPRCGADLIGYFAPHEGSATTAYAAYNIENLAAYEAYRARLAADPAGKANYAFAQREKFILKEDRIFLKLVSGPHGPRQVFRTDVTVREGIEA; encoded by the coding sequence ATGACCATCACCTGCTTCATCCGCTACCAGATCGACCCGTTCGGCAAGCCGGCCTTCGAGCAGTATGCGCGTGCCTGGGGCCAGGCCATCCCGCGCTGCGGCGCCGACCTCATCGGCTATTTCGCGCCGCATGAGGGTTCGGCGACTACCGCCTACGCCGCCTATAATATCGAGAACCTAGCGGCCTACGAAGCCTATCGCGCTCGGCTTGCCGCGGACCCGGCCGGCAAGGCAAACTACGCCTTCGCCCAGCGTGAGAAGTTCATCCTCAAGGAAGACCGCATCTTTCTCAAGCTGGTGTCCGGGCCGCATGGGCCGAGGCAGGTCTTTCGCACCGACGTCACCGTCAGGGAAGGGATAGAGGCATGA
- a CDS encoding ferritin-like domain-containing protein: MGFFSKDIKTLDDLFVHTLRDIYYAEKQIEKSLPKMIDKTTDPQLKAGFEKHLEQTKGHIERVEQVFELHGVKAKTVNCPAIDGILEEADEVSGDVDDKEVLDAALIASAQAVEHYEMTRYGTLIAWAKQLGRSDCANVLAKNLKEEQATDRKLTEIAESKVNLQAAE; encoded by the coding sequence ATGGGTTTCTTTTCGAAAGACATCAAGACGCTGGATGATCTTTTCGTGCATACGCTGCGCGACATCTATTATGCCGAGAAGCAGATCGAGAAATCGCTGCCGAAGATGATCGACAAGACGACCGATCCGCAGTTGAAGGCCGGCTTCGAAAAGCATCTCGAACAGACCAAGGGTCATATCGAGCGGGTCGAGCAGGTGTTCGAGCTGCACGGCGTCAAGGCCAAGACGGTGAATTGTCCGGCCATCGACGGCATTCTCGAGGAGGCCGACGAGGTGAGCGGCGATGTCGACGACAAGGAAGTCCTCGACGCCGCGCTGATCGCTTCGGCGCAGGCCGTCGAGCACTATGAGATGACGCGCTACGGCACGCTGATCGCCTGGGCCAAGCAGCTCGGCCGCAGCGACTGCGCCAATGTGCTGGCCAAGAATCTCAAGGAAGAGCAGGCGACCGACCGCAAGCTCACCGAGATCGCCGAAAGCAAGGTCAACCTGCAGGCTGCCGAATAG
- a CDS encoding ABC transporter ATP-binding protein: MNVIDVRGLVKRFGSKTVVDHVTMTVAEGEIVGFLGPNGSGKTTTIRIMCGLLTPDEGEGEVLGYDIRAESLKIKREVGYMTQKFSFYEDLTIGENLEFVARLYQLKPVEEHVSRTLEELGLATRRNQLAGTLSGGWKQRLALAACIMHQPKLLLLDEPTAGVDPKARREFWDEIHRLASGGLTVLVSTHYMDEAERCHRISYISYGKMLATGTVEEVVENAGLTTFVVQGPRLDRVAEALQGRPGVDQVAPFGATLHVVGSDKAALEQALADVEKQHKGVTVTPGETSLEDVFIQFMSGSKDNMA, translated from the coding sequence ATGAACGTCATCGACGTCCGCGGGCTGGTCAAGCGCTTCGGCAGCAAGACCGTCGTCGACCATGTGACGATGACGGTCGCCGAGGGCGAGATCGTCGGCTTTCTCGGGCCGAACGGTTCGGGCAAGACGACGACGATCCGCATCATGTGCGGCCTGCTGACGCCGGATGAGGGCGAGGGCGAGGTGCTGGGATACGACATCCGCGCCGAGTCGCTGAAGATCAAGCGCGAAGTCGGCTACATGACGCAGAAATTCTCGTTCTACGAGGATCTGACCATCGGCGAGAACCTCGAATTCGTGGCGCGGCTCTACCAGCTGAAGCCGGTCGAGGAGCATGTGTCCAGGACGCTGGAGGAGCTCGGGCTGGCGACACGCCGCAACCAGCTGGCCGGGACGTTGTCGGGCGGCTGGAAGCAGCGGCTGGCGCTCGCCGCCTGCATCATGCACCAGCCCAAGCTGCTGCTGCTCGACGAGCCGACGGCCGGCGTCGACCCGAAGGCGCGGCGCGAGTTCTGGGACGAGATCCACCGGCTGGCGAGCGGCGGGCTGACCGTGCTGGTCTCCACCCACTACATGGACGAAGCCGAGCGCTGCCACCGCATCAGCTACATCTCCTATGGCAAGATGCTTGCCACCGGCACGGTGGAGGAGGTGGTCGAGAATGCCGGGCTCACCACCTTCGTCGTGCAGGGGCCGCGGCTCGACCGGGTAGCCGAAGCGCTGCAGGGCCGTCCGGGCGTCGACCAGGTGGCGCCGTTCGGCGCGACGCTGCATGTCGTCGGCTCCGACAAGGCCGCCCTCGAACAGGCCCTTGCCGATGTCGAGAAGCAGCACAAGGGCGTGACGGTGACTCCGGGCGAAACCAGCCTGGAGGACGTGTTCATCCAGTTCATGTCCGGCTCGAAGGACAACATGGCATGA
- a CDS encoding winged helix-turn-helix domain-containing protein yields MREGPDIARIASLIGDPARANMLNALMGGTALTASELALEAGVSLPTASSHLSKLMDGGLLTLASHGRHRYYGLASAQVAGMIEAIIGVAEAVGPKRVRPGPRDAAMRVARVCYDHLAGEQAVAMLDRLVDRKILLREDDQIRLSPSGASHFAALGIEIDAKARRPVCRACLDWSVRRSHLAGTLGAAILDKIIAVKWARREEGSRAVVFSPKGKQAFERVFLR; encoded by the coding sequence ATGCGCGAGGGACCCGATATTGCCCGCATCGCCAGCCTGATCGGTGATCCGGCCCGCGCCAACATGCTCAATGCGCTGATGGGCGGCACGGCGCTGACCGCGTCCGAGCTGGCGCTGGAGGCCGGTGTGTCGCTGCCCACCGCTTCCTCGCACCTGTCGAAGCTGATGGATGGCGGACTGCTGACGTTGGCGAGCCACGGCCGGCACCGCTACTACGGGCTCGCCAGTGCGCAGGTGGCGGGCATGATCGAGGCGATCATCGGCGTCGCGGAGGCTGTCGGTCCGAAGCGGGTGCGGCCCGGGCCGCGGGATGCGGCGATGCGCGTGGCGCGGGTGTGCTACGATCACCTTGCCGGCGAGCAGGCGGTGGCAATGCTCGACCGCCTGGTCGACCGGAAGATCCTGCTGCGCGAGGACGACCAGATCAGGCTTTCGCCGTCCGGGGCCTCGCATTTCGCCGCGCTCGGCATCGAGATCGATGCCAAGGCGCGGCGGCCGGTGTGCCGCGCCTGCCTCGACTGGAGCGTGCGGCGGTCGCATCTTGCCGGCACGCTCGGCGCCGCCATCCTGGACAAGATCATTGCGGTGAAATGGGCAAGGCGCGAGGAGGGCAGCCGCGCCGTGGTGTTCTCGCCGAAAGGCAAGCAGGCTTTCGAGCGCGTATTTCTGCGCTGA